In Labrus mixtus chromosome 22, fLabMix1.1, whole genome shotgun sequence, the genomic window taccaggggtgggcaactggcggcccgggggccacatgcggcccctcatcaaccctcaacgtggccctcaggttaattttttacacatcaattaattggaaacatgaagaaaacatgatgaaatctgccatgaaatcatgaaaaccagaaatatgtccatcataatatttgatcactggtatatgttgagttaatttgagacataattgactgtaatcgtttaatttggcagtgagaattaaatgaatgtggcccttgctgtcaccaaagttgcccatcccagCTGTATACAGTCTCTGGTCGAATGAGGTTTTTCGAAATAGTAACGGCCCCTTTAAGAAAAGTCACATGATGGTCACATGATGCGGAAGTGGAGTGAATTGTTTCAGCGTTGTTGTGTTTACATCAACAGCTTCTCGTTTGCGTGCCGCATGCGAGCATAGAGAATAAATGAGTGGAGATAAAGACAAACGTTATTGTTATTCCTTCAGATTTAAATTCTTAATCCCACTCGAATGCTTCAAAGTGAGTTACTTTCTTTGTTACGGCGGGTACCGCGCGAAGACGAGGTAGGATTTATTGTTTAATACAAAATTCCTGAACAAACACGCTGCTTGTTTAGCTGTATAACCTGGCAATAAGCAGAAATAAGACGCATTTCATCTTTTCAAACCTTTCGAATCTACTTTAAGTTGTGCTTcgattcaaacatttatttcacgTCCTTTTCAGAAACAGCATTTGGTGAAAACTCTGCAGTGTTTGGATGAAGTGACCATGAAGCAGGACAGTGGTGCTGCAAACGTCCCTGCATGCTTCATATCAACCCATGAAGGGTTCCTGGGAAGCATCAAAAACTTAATCAAAGACTTTGTGGTGACAGAGATTGACATCAGTGGACAGTGTGTTAACATAGAAACACAGCCGCCAGCCTGTGCCTCCTCTCACAAATACAATGAAACCAGTGCAAAGCGCTGGGAAAACAAACACTCAGTCTCACAGGACAATGACGATGATGCTGATTATGGTGCAGATGTCACCATTCCCAGTCCGTGCAGCTTTGATCTAAGTGTGATTTTAGGTCAGGCGGTCAGTGAAGAGCTCGAGCAGTTTGTGTTGACTCTCAAAGAtgaaaacacaaccaaacaagAGCTGTCTCTGGGATACTTCTCCGACAAACACCACAGAGCCAACGTCCACCGGGCGGTCAGACACCGCTTCCCTTTCCTCATGACCGTCACCATCCAGCCGGAGATCAGGGTGAGGGAAGACCCGGACTACAGGGAGCTCTCCCAGCTCGTCACCGAAGACGAAGCGGAGGACTTCTTCAGGTTCATCGACGCCAAAGTGAGGGGCTCGTCTTACACGTTTGGACCTGATGACAACAAGGAGCACAGGACGACGGTGCACCACTTCCTGAGCAGAAGGTTCGGGAAGCTGGTGGAGGCGAAGAGCTTCAACGACCAGGGGACTACAGCGATCACCGTCAGGCTGAGAGAGCAAGGGAGGCCGAAGAAGAGGACAACTGAGGACCGAAAGGAAGAGGAGGTTTATACTGGTATGAAGTAGAATTGACTTATAAATAAATCTAAGCACACACAAGATGCTGCAGTTGAAGAGAAATATTTCAGATAAGGAATACTTCAAATTGCTctgatgtctttgtgtgtgtctcctccagCTTTCACTCTGTGTAAGGAGAACCTGGAAACTCTGGAGGCTATAAGCTACATGGCTGCAGCTCTTGGGGTCCTGCCGTCAGATTTCACCTACGCCGGGATCAAAGACAAGAGAGCCATCACGTACCAGTCCATGGTGGTCAAAAAGGTCTCGCCTCAACGGtacttcttgttttctttctgattgATTtgggaacctttttttttttttcttcccctatTCCAAAATCCGGAGACATCCTAACATGCGTATTTATTTCACTGACCCATCACTAGGTTAAAAGAGAAGGCGGCAGAGTTCGAGAAGAGAGGCATGCGTCTGTCCCAGATCATCTCGGTCGGCGAGCCTCTCAGGCTCGGGCGGCTGCAGGGGAACCACTTTGACCTGGTGGTCCGAGACCTGAGAGCGCACGGGGCCAGCGACACGCACTCCTCtggtgcaaacacacacactcgcctgGCAGCCCTGATAAAAGAAGCGGTGGAGAACGTGAAGGTATTTATATTCTTTTGACCCTTGCGACATGAAACATTGAACACTTGTTTACTTTCATTGTCACATGCGTGCCTTTACTCGAGAgctgaaatataaaacagttttgTCTTTTCCAACATCACAACTGAAGGTTTTTTGCACCAGCACAATAAGTATTCTACAAGGTTTTATTCATGTTAACAAAAATGCTatccttttttctcttcatttctgtctttcagAAGTGAAAAGTCCACTTACAGTATTCAGCCTTTAAGCCCACTGTGGGGTGTCAGTAGCGTGTGGTTGATTTTCTGTACCAGTgaagaacattaacaactcATCAGTTGGATCTTTAAATTGTGGATGCttgctgtttctgtgtcactgCTGCTCAGTCTTACCTGACGTATGTAAGTGATGAAACAAGTCACTCATGTTCTCTTTTGTTCTTTGCAGGCCAGAGGTTTTGTCAACTACTACGGTCCACAGAGGTTTGGGGCCGTGCAGAGTGTTCAGTCTGACTGTGTAGGGCTGGCTTTACTCAAAGAGGACATGGTAAGTCTAGTAGACAGCCATTATGTACATGATGACCATGACGTTCACGCGGTGTGAATTTCTGGATCCGATgtcgatattagggagagaaaaaatcagatacaGATAAGTTGTCCGATacctttcttagatctatcttggatctgtagagatagatatagagatacacatgtattgtgttgatccctaaaatgcagttatccaacacttgtggaaaagataaataatgaagacaagattgtaaagtaactgcacatgtacgtTTATATGCGCTCGACACTATGCagggtgataatgcttgttgtaatccttatagcgccctctgctggtgaaagagaactgctattGAAATGCAATGATactaaaatgaaatgctgtttgactggtgaataaagctcgtaatatcagcgcatatctgcgataaatgtagctgataccgatagtcacagatgtgctaatatcggccgacattatcggctggctgatttatCGGTAAGGCTCTCGTGTGGTGCTGTTGGATAATGTTGAATGTATGTTATGTGTTAGGTCGGGGCTGTTCGTCTGTTCTTCACTCCTGAGGAAGGCGGGGATGATCCTCAGAGTCAGGCTAAGAGACACTTCCTGCAAACAGGTGAGAGCGACTGACTGTTTCACACTGACTGTTTCTTATTTCCCCTCGAAATGATCAACGATGATATAAGATGAAAGCTGATTACCAGGACCTGTgagttaaagagcccatattctgccctttttggggttggtatatttaatctatgtacctacttttgtacgttcacaatagttaagtctgaaaaaagtgtctgttttcatgtactgctcctccttgctccctctacgctctgagtctgtcagctgcactctgttgagcccacactgttagaccccacgtgggccaagtctgctctgattggtctgccgatccgctctgtcgttattggtcagttgctcagcacgcgtctcggaaatttcaacgagccaatggacttagatcagtgatctcacactgacaattcGGCaagtcggactgacaaatttttttcgaggggggctagaaccgagcattacatgcagctaatgctacagctaacaggaggacgtaggagaagccgcgtttccgcggactttgaatttttgcacatagatgtgactaaacatgcacaggacacttggaaaacacactaaagagcatataaaaccagaaaaagcataatatgggacctttaaggtgTCCAGTTCTGACAGCAATTGCTCAAATGAAATCATTTCCTTTACTCTGAATCTGTGTacccctctcttttctttgcgCTTCTCTGTACCAGGTAACGCTAAGGAGTGTTTGGCATTGATGCCCTTATCAAAGGCCAGGGAGCGACTGATGCTCCGTGCCCTGAACCGCTACGGTACAGGTCCAGATGGTTGTGCCCAGGCTTGGCTCAGCCTGCCCCACAGCACCAGAGTCTTCTACCCACACGCCTACTGCAGCAGGTCAGCACAAATGCACACTGACGCTTTATGATAATGGCTATGCAATATTCAACAAACTCACCAAGTTTGAACCAAACCATAATGTACTTCTGACTTGATTTCAAGATGCTTCATTTGGAAATGGTTCCTTGTTGAACGCTTTActttaaataacagagattgcTGTGCtcatcttttgtgtttgtgtttgtcagagtgTGGAACGAGGCGGTGGCACACAGGCTAACCACTCTGGGCCACAGTGTCAGGAGAGGAGACCTGGTGTGGTTCCAGCAAGGACAAAAGAAGCTGGAGGACACAGGAGAAACCAGCTCCCCTCAGGTAAGAGAGGCCAaagttgttgttgctctgtttgtctcaatCGTCTCTTTCCgtgtcttcctctttctccgtCAACACAGTCACTACCAATGGTTTTCACCAATACGTCGGTTTCTGCTCTAGGTTTCCGCcagtggaaacatttttttgacacTGGTGCCAAATGTTTCAGAGTgtttgctcatggtggattcattTTGGGTTTGACTAAATATCATAacacggctgtggctcagttggtagagtaggtgcgtccttgggcaagacacctaaccctgaattgctcctgctgcttcctatgaatgggattagttacttctgatagacacttcagtgtttcccctaggtttacagcgttggggggggttggggggggttgggggggggggcaagctgacatgccgacacggcgacacgacgacacaaacacttgaaggaatcttggtgttcatttgagtagtcagaagactagaaaacctcaaattccatttaccattcacttTCCTTAACTCTCAGTTTAAACTCTTTATATAAACTGTGAATATTGGGGTGCTGAATGCAGTGGTGGGGGAAAGGAGGACAACAGATCTTAGACTCTATTATGTGATGTGTTGGTTTCTGTTCTGGATCATATGTAAACTGTTTGGAAGTGATGTGCTAAGATGAAgtctatttatttgttttgtttgtataagTGTATTGTGTTGTCAGGGCTGTGTTACCTCTTGAAGTGTTATGATTAGGGGGATGGTTCATGCCATTGGTGCTGTTGTTTGACAtttgattaataaaatattcattcattccttAATTGTAACTCCAACttcttattatttatatattggGCTTATTTCTCTAACATcctgtcatttttgtttttgcagatccATGTGGTGACAGATCAAGAGGAGCAAGAGGGAGTTTACACACTGGGACAGGTATGTAGTCCAAAAGTCTTTGAGACACGGTAATAAAATGTGGCTG contains:
- the pus7l gene encoding pseudouridylate synthase PUS7L; the encoded protein is MLQSELLSLLRRVPREDEKQHLVKTLQCLDEVTMKQDSGAANVPACFISTHEGFLGSIKNLIKDFVVTEIDISGQCVNIETQPPACASSHKYNETSAKRWENKHSVSQDNDDDADYGADVTIPSPCSFDLSVILGQAVSEELEQFVLTLKDENTTKQELSLGYFSDKHHRANVHRAVRHRFPFLMTVTIQPEIRVREDPDYRELSQLVTEDEAEDFFRFIDAKVRGSSYTFGPDDNKEHRTTVHHFLSRRFGKLVEAKSFNDQGTTAITVRLREQGRPKKRTTEDRKEEEVYTAFTLCKENLETLEAISYMAAALGVLPSDFTYAGIKDKRAITYQSMVVKKVSPQRLKEKAAEFEKRGMRLSQIISVGEPLRLGRLQGNHFDLVVRDLRAHGASDTHSSGANTHTRLAALIKEAVENVKARGFVNYYGPQRFGAVQSVQSDCVGLALLKEDMVGAVRLFFTPEEGGDDPQSQAKRHFLQTGNAKECLALMPLSKARERLMLRALNRYGTGPDGCAQAWLSLPHSTRVFYPHAYCSRVWNEAVAHRLTTLGHSVRRGDLVWFQQGQKKLEDTGETSSPQIHVVTDQEEQEGVYTLGQVLLPMPGNTVKYPENSMGSWFQERLASDGLGDCRFRVGSLKLNLPGCYRPLLACPRNLRYKLNRPGCEEGGVGGEVSGGSRRNDGQRNGTPVEGKEDSLTLTLNFDLDSSCYATICLREIMKCDP